The following proteins are co-located in the Equus caballus isolate H_3958 breed thoroughbred chromosome 15, TB-T2T, whole genome shotgun sequence genome:
- the PCARE gene encoding photoreceptor cilium actin regulator: MGCTPSHSEIVNSVAKSGIQFFKKPKAILPGCQGDSEKCSIPLLAQSSACSDSGRGLSQGQRPAEDQPSSRWTQTRAEGLSQLMRDPTTGKKKDVEGLIPETRTSPLQLNKSKSHMAKDISFKTQTHESQGAAFSGEESEESNSQETSKWERKPKCHKSGKQGHCCQTIFPAHGSEVKVDFPEPLVKAHQHAYTYLHSCLCKYEAVLHITHQATQTQELLQPMVSFLLLCFDEVNQLLGEISKDGEVLLQEVREDLAWPLKKGEPQGQPDLLQQLLQYTVSKLQVLSGAVASLTGSFLEGSSSYLHTTASHLGKKLSTKRGADERLLRALGQLESLASDHSDPGVQGLPLCSEDSGIGADNDSVLLADKLGKQASLDLGLEPADWKSGILPPVESRLLGHAWQQSPFQMGSDRPQDCPLSRPLTAKVQPAAQGGTGSPGPSSTSPENTTSRPLGMGKSNPHESLGMEISVEAHLPKSSRLMDTPSLSEGEDSSLEEEEDTSYPRPRSSPAGPESTFQLHPGRLRSPQAQEMILKMKEAISERIKFVPLPSGHQDWAEEEERRTAVPPRPSTVSGSRREPERQRRSQSEGCLKSHMEDATLQELRRVQRDLSQRLEAFYTLGTQRQGQGKEQVLHPRAAARRPDNNYRVPPSNTISKLKASFTKKFSILPSQDKSILQKCSTPPEGEQPWPPKAEGLPNAIPSGERASEAPGAKDGNIRGHPTRTSVKKLIETFSPPEKLTTLGDSKDSGLNCLRKWGVPIMPPRFPIYRGLAPMYPKPQISPAAGRDSLKLGTGWRCLAPVFPPLLTAEASKSEDLNCEMQEDPEHLPPPPLEILMDKSFASLDTPESSNLRRSSLEGTHVPGLGRAGPSGRTWASSKLRASMSPTDLLPSRRTATLTGPRSAGPGSGKSGCNTGKLTLDLNHLPATSQNPEVEGSRAPSQARADRAASLSKHPRKAVPWQHSSHASGQTRTSEPSLARSTQGPRSPEALRHSQERSPPVIRKASPTRAHWTPRADKSHPSLPSCHRHAQPSVPSTHGSPSPPLSPLASPRVLSPPTVKKGASPPPQHKLPGPPLVSSPAQHKVSTPPTQRTEARSPASGPSLSPPASPSQGLKETRDSEDSWEAPAKAPGNTCSIFCPATSSLFEAKSPFSTARPLTPPSLPPEVGDHGGTPTGCWRSSSGPRLRGDAQRGMALCALNPQPFIRRTASDRRPGVRLHLPVAGTTSNTCDSHLGQSSSGEESPKKDAEPWSSPCAPELKGSGRGASPPELCVLGHGLQREASTGFSQDKPQQKEAA, encoded by the exons ATGGGGTGCACACCTTCCCACAGTGAAATTGTTAACAGCGTCGCTAAGAGTGGcatccagttttttaaaaagcccaaagCAATTTTGCCAGGATGTCAGGGGGACAGTGAGAAATGCTCTATCCCGTTGCTGGCTCAAAGCTCCGCCTGCTCTGACTCTGGGAGGGGCTTGTCCCAGGGACAGAGGCCGGCGGAGGACCAGCCAAGTTCCAGATGGACTCAAACCAGAGCTGAAGGTCTTTCTCAGCTCATGAGAGATCCCACTACAGGCAAAAAGAAAGATGTGGAAGGACTGATCCCAGAAACCAGAACCTCCCCATTGCAGCTGAACAAATCAAAAAGTCACATGGCTAAGGACATTTCATTCAAGACACAGACCCATGAGTCACAAGGGGCAGCCTTTTCTGGGGAAGAGAGTGAAGAAAGCAATTCCCAGGAGACctccaaatgggaaaggaagcCAAAATGCCACAAGTCAGGCAAACAGGGCCATTGCTGCCAAACTATCTTTCCTGCTCACGGGTCTGAAGTCAAAGTGGACTTCCCTGAGCCCCTGGTAAAGGCCCACCAGCACGCTTACACCTATCTGCACTCCTGCCTCTGCAAATATGAAGCAGTTCTGCACATCACCCATCAGGCCACCCAGACCCAGGAGCTGCTGCAGCCCATGGTCAGCTTCCTGCTGCTGTGCTTTGATGAGGTCAACCAGCTCCTGGGGGAGATCTCCAAGGACGGAGAAGTGCTCCTCCAGGAAGTCAGGGAGGATCTGGCTTGGCCGTTGAAGAAAGGAGAGCCCCAGGGGCAGCCAGATCTCCTGCAACAGCTTCTGCAGTACACAGTCAGCAAGCTGCAGGTGCTCAGTGGCGCAGTGGCCTCACTCACTGGCAGCTTCCTGGAGGGCTCCAGCAGCTACCTCCACACTACCGCAAGCCACTTGGGAAAAAAGCTGAGCACAAAGAGGGGTGCGGATGAACGCCTTCTAAGGGCTCTGGGGCAACTGGAGAGCTTAGCAAGCGACCACAGCGACCCTGGAGTACAAGGTCTACCCTTGTGCTCTGAGGACAGCGGCATTGGTGCCGACAATGACTCCGTGCTGCTGGCGGACAAGCTGGGCAAGCAAGCTAGCTTGGACTTAGGGCTGGAGCCTGCAGACTGGAAGTCGGGGATTTTACCCCCAGTGGAGTCCAGGCTGTTGGGACATGCCTGGCAGCAAAGTCCTTTCCAGATGGGTTCAGACAGACCCCAGGACTGCCCACTCTCAAGGCCTCTTACAGCAAAGGTTCAGCCAGCAGCACAGGGTGGAACAGGGAGCCCAGGCCCCTCCAGCACCAGCCCAGAAAATACCACCTCCAGGCCTCTGGGGATGGGCAAAAGCAATCCACATGAATCCCTTGGGATGGAGATCTCTGTGGAAGCACATCTTCCTAAAAGCTCCAGGTTGATGGACACACCATCCCTCAGCGAAGGTGAGGACAGCAGcctagaggaggaggaagacactTCTTACCCAAGGCCAAGGTCTTCACCTGCTGGCCCAGAAAGCACATTTCAGCTACATCCCGGGAGACTCAGGAGCCCCCAGGCCCAGGAAATGATTCTGAAGATGAAGGAAGCCATCAGTGAAAGGATCAAGTTTGTCCCTTTGCCCTCTGGGCACCAGGActgggctgaggaggaggagaggaggacagCAGTCCCACCAAGACCCAGCACGGTCAGTGGCAGCAGGAGGGAGCCCGAGAGGCAGAGGAGGTCCCAGTCAGAGGGGTGTCTGAAGAGCCACATGGAGGACGCCACTCTCCAGGAGCTGCGGAGGGTCCAGAGAGACCTCAGCCAGAGGCTGGAGGCGTTTTACACCCTGGGCACCCAGCGGCAGGGGCAGGGCAAGGAGCAGGTTCTGCACCCCAGAGCAGCAGCTAGGAGGCCTGACAACAACTACAGGGTCCCCCCGAGCAACACCATCAGCAAGCTGAAGGCATCCTTCACCAAGAAGTTCAGCATTTTGCCAAGTCAGGACAAGAGCATTTTGCAGAAATGCAGTACCCCCCCGGAAGGTGAACAGCCCTGGCCGCCAAAAGCTGAGGGGCTTCCAAATGCCATCCCATCAGGCGAGAGGGCTAGTGAGGCTCCCGGGGCCAAGGACGGGAACATCAGGGGCCATCCCACTAGAACATCAGTCAAGAAACTCATTGAAACTTTCAGTCCCCCTGAGAAACTGACAACACTGGGGGATTCTAAGGACTCTGGGTTGAACTGCCTCAGGAAGTGGGGGGTCCCCATCATGCCTCCCAGATTTCCCATTTACAGGGGGCTTGCTCCTATGTATCCAAAGCCCCAGATTTCTCCAGCAGCAGGCAGAGACTCTCTCAAGTTGGGCACAGGCTGGAGGTGCTTAGCTCCAGTCTTTCCCCCTCTGCTCACAGCAGAAGCATCCAAGAGTGAGGACCTTAACTGTGAAATGCAGGAGGACCCAGAGCATCTCCCTCCACCACCTCTGGAAATCCTGATGGACAAATCTTTTGCTTCTCTGGATACCCCAGAAAGCAGCAATCTGAGGAGGAGCTCCCTTGAAGGAACCCACGTGCCGGGGCTGGGAAGGGCTGGCCCTTCCGGGAGAACGTGGGCTTCCTCAAAGCTCAGAGCCTCCATGAGCCCCACTGACCTGCTTCCCAGCAGGAGAACTGCCACCCTCACCGGGCCCCGCAGTGCAGGGCCAGGGAGCGGCAAGAGTGGGTGCAATACTGGAAAGCTCACCTTGgacctgaaccatctgccagcaACCAGCCAAAACCCAGAAGTGGAGGGTAGCAGGGCTCCAAGTCAGGCACGAGCGGACAGGGCTGCAAGCCTCTCCAAGCATCCCCGGAAGGCAGTCCCCTGGCAGCACTCCAGCCACGCATCTGGGCAGACCAGGACCTCGGAACCCAGCCTGGCCAGATCAACGCAAGGGCCACGTTCTCCGGAGGCTCTAAGACACAGCCAAGAGAGAAGCCCCCCAGTGATCAGAAAGGCCTCTCCCACAAGGGCACACTGGACACCCCGAGCAGACAAGAGTCACCCCAGCCTGCCCTCCTGTCACAGACATGCCCAGCCAAGTGTCCCCTCCACGCATGGCTCCCCCAGCCCACCACTCAGCCCTCTGGCAAGCCCCAGGGTGCTAAGTCCCCCAACAGTGAAGAAAGGAGCTTCCCCACCACCCCAGCACAAGCTGCCAGGCCCTCCCCTGGTGAGCTCACCTGCTCAGCACAAGGTCTCCACCCCCCCTACCCAGCGCACAGAAGCACGTTCTCCTGCCTCTGGCCCCTCCCTATCCCCCCCAGCGTCCCCTAGTCAGGGACTCAAGGAAACAAGAGATTCTGAAGACAGTTGGGAGGCCCCAGCCAAAGCACCTGGGAACACGTGTTCCATATTCTGCCCAGCCACCTCCTCTCTGTTTGAAGCGAAATCACCATTCTCAACAGCCCGCCCACTCACCCCACCATCACTGCCACCTGAAGTTGGGGACCATGGTGGGACCCCCACAGGATGCTGGAGGAGCAGCTCAGGGCCACGACTGAGGGGGGACGCACAGCGGGGAATGGCCCTGTGTGCCCTCAACCCCCAGCCCTTCATCAGAAGGACAGCCTCTGACCGCCGGCCAGGCGTCCGCCTTCATCTGCCTGTCGCCGGCACCACCAGCAACACTTGTGACTCCCACCTCGGCCAGAGCAG CAGCGGTGAGGAGAGCCCTAAGAAGGATGCAGAGCCGTGGAGCAgcccctgtgccccagagctgaagGGCAGCGGCAGGGGCGCATCTCCCCCGGAGCTCTGCGTGCTGGGCCACGGGCTGCAACGGGAGGCCAGCACTGGCTTCAGCCAGGACAAGCCCCAGCAGAAGGAAGCGGCTTGA